In the genome of Planctomycetia bacterium, one region contains:
- the ptsP gene encoding phosphoenolpyruvate--protein phosphotransferase, with product MDSKPGIPVAPGVAIGPAFVLHAESYRIPDRFIARGSYPSEIARFKQALEAAAAEARQRASDLEVAVGAQVSAIFSAHAAMMEDPGFHQEVESHIRDSGYTPEYAVSKIINKRVNLLASLKKDYFAARDVDLRDLEKLLLHHLLGKRREPLEQLSQPVVLLAEDLTPSEILSIDRTKILGVATEHGGKTSHSAILAADLLQVPVVFGLGRILNLVSGGDRVIVDGGRGLLILSPDEETLERYERARASYAVHEEDLAQLRDLSAETLDEVKIQLLGNIEIPEEIPLCLERGCEGIGLYRTEFLYLDQNKHPNEEEQFAAYSDVVKQMAGRPVTIRTLDLGGDKFTQFGEYTHAEKNPFLGVRSIRLCLRNLDLFKPQLRAILRATAIPDADVRIMFPMISTLRELRDSKHVLRNVMEDLEEDGYTFQRKVKIGTMIEVPSAAIMAEQLAKEVDFFSIGTNDLIQYVLAADRTNENVATLYTPADPAVLRLIKLVVDAANKQGIEVSVCGEMGGDPDYTMLLVGLGLRCISAGSVHVPEVKQLIRSFRTEEAITVARTALQLETAREVNNYLREQTRRVLPQYED from the coding sequence ATGGATAGCAAACCCGGAATACCTGTTGCACCTGGAGTAGCGATCGGCCCAGCCTTTGTGCTGCATGCCGAATCTTACCGTATTCCGGATCGGTTTATCGCTCGTGGCAGTTACCCTTCCGAAATTGCTCGGTTTAAACAAGCACTCGAAGCTGCAGCGGCAGAGGCCAGACAGCGTGCATCAGATCTGGAAGTTGCTGTAGGAGCGCAGGTTAGTGCAATATTCAGTGCCCATGCGGCAATGATGGAAGACCCCGGATTTCATCAGGAAGTGGAATCACATATTCGTGATTCAGGGTACACGCCGGAATATGCAGTCAGCAAGATCATCAATAAACGTGTCAATCTTCTGGCAAGTCTCAAAAAAGATTACTTTGCGGCTCGCGATGTTGATTTGCGCGATCTGGAAAAACTTCTACTTCATCATCTGCTCGGTAAGCGACGCGAACCACTGGAGCAATTGTCGCAGCCTGTCGTCTTACTTGCAGAGGATTTGACACCAAGTGAAATATTATCTATCGACCGGACAAAAATCCTGGGAGTTGCCACTGAGCATGGTGGCAAGACGAGTCATAGTGCCATTTTGGCTGCTGACCTGTTGCAGGTACCAGTAGTTTTTGGCCTGGGTCGAATACTCAATCTCGTTTCGGGTGGTGATAGGGTTATTGTAGATGGCGGAAGGGGATTACTGATCCTTTCGCCTGATGAAGAAACTCTGGAGCGCTATGAGCGGGCCAGGGCTTCCTATGCAGTCCATGAAGAAGATTTGGCTCAGCTTCGGGATTTGTCTGCAGAAACTCTGGATGAAGTTAAAATTCAATTGCTGGGTAATATCGAGATTCCCGAAGAGATTCCATTATGTCTGGAACGTGGTTGTGAAGGAATTGGACTGTACCGTACCGAATTCCTGTATCTCGACCAAAACAAGCATCCAAACGAAGAAGAGCAGTTTGCTGCCTATTCAGATGTCGTTAAACAAATGGCAGGTCGGCCTGTTACTATTAGAACACTGGATCTGGGGGGAGATAAATTTACCCAGTTTGGTGAATATACACATGCCGAGAAGAACCCATTTCTAGGGGTACGCAGTATCAGGCTGTGCCTGAGAAACCTTGATTTATTCAAACCTCAGTTACGGGCGATCTTAAGGGCAACGGCCATTCCGGATGCCGATGTCCGAATTATGTTCCCTATGATCTCCACGTTAAGAGAACTGCGTGACAGTAAACATGTACTGAGAAATGTCATGGAAGACCTCGAAGAAGACGGATACACCTTCCAACGGAAGGTCAAGATTGGTACCATGATTGAAGTACCATCGGCTGCGATCATGGCCGAACAACTGGCGAAGGAGGTGGACTTCTTCTCCATTGGTACGAACGATTTGATCCAGTATGTCCTGGCTGCTGACAGAACCAATGAAAATGTCGCAACACTGTATACCCCTGCTGATCCCGCCGTCTTGCGGTTGATCAAACTGGTAGTCGATGCTGCTAACAAACAAGGCATCGAAGTAAGTGTATGTGGCGAAATGGGAGGCGACCCGGACTATACCATGCTACTGGTTGGCTTGGGACTGCGCTGTATTTCAGCAGGTTCAGTCCATGTGCCCGAAGTGAAGCAACTGATCAGGTCGTTTCGAACTGAAGAAGCCATAACGGTTGCTCGAACTGCCTTGCAGCTTGAGACAGCCCGGGAAGTTAACAATTACTTGCGCGAACAGACACGCCGCGTTCTACCCCAGTATGAAGATTAA
- a CDS encoding HPr family phosphocarrier protein — translation MTGNASKERKVEIHFPVGLHVRPATIIAQKARRFQAEVFLVYQERKVSARNVFDMFLLGAEKGAIVTLETDGAGDSEQALEALAALFAPDCPEMILPED, via the coding sequence ATGACGGGTAATGCTAGTAAAGAACGAAAGGTGGAGATTCACTTTCCAGTGGGTCTGCACGTTCGTCCAGCTACTATCATTGCTCAGAAAGCAAGGAGGTTTCAGGCAGAAGTATTTCTGGTTTACCAGGAGCGAAAAGTAAGTGCACGCAATGTTTTCGATATGTTCCTGTTGGGAGCTGAGAAAGGCGCTATTGTCACTCTGGAGACGGATGGTGCCGGCGATTCAGAACAGGCACTCGAAGCACTGGCTGCTCTGTTTGCTCCTGATTGCCCCGAAATGATTTTGCCTGAAGATTAA
- a CDS encoding BBP7 family outer membrane beta-barrel protein, whose protein sequence is MKRKIVWSLTAMLAGTGFAAAQENIELASVRMASGTAARTGTIAQHDCAVGCSNGNGCSSFGNDYRLYGRAEVLVWQLGSTFRNSGIDSLPAFRDSMPYGFRSASYNITDPLNPILFETKDISGVAKLDPSILTGSGLDGQDRTGGRITIGMFLDSNHDWGAEFSYFQLERKTVGFRGTASVNNVQFQTGLSDVTITTIVSGDPPLPVNVLTETPVVFDADLAASIEGKASSQLYGFEANVNHRGFTIGNTVVSEIYGLRYLDLEFNHELTQFLSVTDDRYIINEFGNPTTSTTFLGGQYRAYNQFYAAQVGARFDTDLGRFFLNGFGKLAFGAMRQSLSAVEVVGNTDVNIPFEVYPAPTIYKEERTRLAFALEGSLNAGFHITEHCSVFAGYNILVMTRVAQMNGGGAPSNGAGTIDLGTAAQPIPVSNMFKEGRYYAHGLNLGLELRY, encoded by the coding sequence ATGAAGCGCAAGATCGTTTGGTCGTTGACTGCGATGTTGGCCGGCACAGGTTTCGCCGCGGCCCAGGAAAATATTGAGTTAGCCTCCGTACGGATGGCTAGTGGTACAGCAGCCCGCACTGGTACCATTGCCCAGCACGATTGTGCTGTCGGATGCAGCAATGGAAACGGTTGCTCATCCTTTGGAAATGACTACCGTCTGTATGGCCGGGCCGAAGTGCTCGTGTGGCAGTTAGGCAGTACTTTCCGGAATAGTGGTATAGATTCATTGCCTGCTTTTCGGGATAGCATGCCATATGGCTTCCGATCAGCTTCCTATAACATCACCGATCCGCTGAATCCGATTCTTTTTGAAACCAAAGATATCTCCGGCGTTGCCAAGCTCGATCCCAGTATTCTGACAGGCTCAGGTCTGGATGGACAGGATCGCACCGGCGGCCGTATCACCATAGGTATGTTCCTCGACTCCAATCATGATTGGGGTGCTGAGTTCTCTTACTTTCAGCTGGAACGCAAGACCGTTGGGTTCCGAGGAACCGCTTCGGTCAATAATGTTCAGTTTCAGACGGGGTTAAGCGATGTCACCATTACCACGATCGTTTCCGGTGATCCACCACTTCCAGTCAATGTACTTACCGAAACACCTGTAGTTTTCGATGCGGATCTTGCAGCATCCATCGAAGGCAAAGCCAGTTCACAGCTATACGGCTTCGAAGCTAATGTGAATCACCGCGGCTTCACCATCGGCAACACCGTTGTCAGTGAGATATATGGTCTCCGTTACCTTGACCTGGAATTCAATCACGAGCTTACTCAATTCCTCAGCGTGACAGATGACCGTTACATCATTAATGAATTTGGCAATCCTACCACCAGCACTACTTTCCTGGGTGGACAATACCGTGCATACAATCAGTTTTATGCAGCTCAGGTAGGCGCCCGCTTCGATACTGATCTTGGCAGGTTCTTTCTGAATGGCTTTGGCAAGTTAGCATTTGGTGCTATGCGACAGAGCCTGTCAGCAGTCGAAGTGGTTGGCAACACTGATGTTAATATCCCCTTCGAAGTTTATCCTGCACCAACCATCTATAAAGAAGAACGCACCCGTCTAGCCTTTGCATTAGAAGGCAGCCTGAATGCAGGCTTCCACATCACGGAACATTGCAGTGTGTTCGCAGGGTACAATATCCTGGTGATGACACGCGTGGCTCAGATGAATGGCGGCGGTGCACCTTCTAACGGTGCAGGTACCATTGACCTGGGCACAGCCGCACAACCAATACCAGTCTCCAATATGTTCAAGGAAGGCCGATACTATGCACACGGTCTGAACCTGGGACTGGAACTCCGATATTAA
- a CDS encoding extracellular solute-binding protein: MLGLVLLTVGCHKQASQRVVLYCSQDREYAVGLLAEFTKTTGIQVEIRSDTEANKTVGLYESIVRESSQPRCDVFWCNEPVLMQRLAQKQLLQPYVSSSAKDYPSWTRPAGNYWQAFAARARVLVVHERIAELDTPKTLQELLQPWWNKRWGMAKPFFGTTATHMACLWQRLGSEPTQKLMEQMAQSAVILPGNKDVAVAVGDGQIDMGLTDTDDAVVVQNMKKPVRMVYLDQTTTGTLFLPNTLGLIKNAPHADTGKKLIDYLLSELVERQLALGPSAQIPLNPKVVLDKPRIQTLTTVNAMEVDYKAVANHWDEVQAFLRKTFRD, encoded by the coding sequence ATGTTGGGATTGGTCCTGCTCACTGTGGGTTGTCATAAGCAAGCGTCACAGCGAGTGGTACTTTATTGCAGCCAGGATCGTGAATACGCAGTCGGCCTGCTGGCAGAGTTTACGAAAACCACAGGTATTCAGGTCGAAATTCGGTCGGATACGGAAGCCAACAAGACGGTAGGACTTTACGAATCGATTGTGCGAGAATCCAGTCAACCACGTTGCGATGTATTCTGGTGCAATGAGCCTGTACTAATGCAGCGTCTGGCACAGAAACAGTTGCTGCAGCCATATGTTTCGTCATCGGCAAAAGATTATCCTTCCTGGACGCGACCTGCAGGTAACTATTGGCAAGCCTTTGCGGCAAGAGCCCGAGTCCTGGTAGTGCATGAACGCATCGCAGAGCTTGATACGCCCAAAACACTACAGGAACTGTTGCAGCCATGGTGGAACAAGCGTTGGGGAATGGCTAAGCCATTTTTTGGAACCACTGCAACGCACATGGCTTGTTTGTGGCAACGGTTGGGAAGTGAGCCGACTCAAAAACTGATGGAACAGATGGCTCAATCGGCTGTCATTCTACCTGGGAACAAAGATGTAGCTGTCGCGGTGGGAGATGGTCAAATCGATATGGGACTGACTGATACTGACGATGCTGTGGTTGTTCAGAACATGAAGAAGCCTGTGAGAATGGTGTATCTGGATCAAACCACTACTGGCACACTGTTTCTGCCCAATACACTCGGACTAATCAAGAATGCTCCACACGCAGATACAGGCAAAAAGCTGATTGACTATCTATTAAGCGAGCTTGTGGAAAGGCAGTTGGCCCTGGGGCCCAGCGCACAAATTCCCCTCAACCCTAAAGTAGTTCTGGATAAGCCACGCATTCAAACCCTAACCACAGTGAATGCAATGGAAGTAGATTACAAGGCAGTGGCCAACCATTGGGATGAAGTGCAGGCATTCTTGCGTAAGACATTTCGAGACTGA
- a CDS encoding Rne/Rng family ribonuclease yields the protein MVDEPIQFDESTESELSEEASPHTREYGARRPRSGGRDRDGNRGRGNRGGFQRSGPGGDRRQRNTSRDFGRDGPNAAPKPPIQEIFRRGQEVLVQVIKEGIGTKGPTLSTYISIPGRYLVVMPGLSRIGVSRKIGDEQQRRRLRNILQDLQPPRGLGFIIRTAGLDRTKKELQRDLAYLTRLWRVIANRIKKSRGPAPIYQESDIITRTIRDIFNNHIEKIRVDEPVSYQHAHEFMQFVMPRYADRLVLEQGLEPLFHRFGIEAEIGNIQNKRVPLANGGSLVIDQTEALVAIDVNSGQFRQESDAEENAYQMNLAAAKEVARQLRLRDLGGVIVIDFIDMREERHRREIERALRLAISRDRARTKVLRMSQFGIIQMTRQRIRPSLKRTNFDECPACRATGLVKTGETMSIEVMRMLQLAAWRPNVSRVRIRVADTLAQYLLNRKRREIAKLEEEGKIQVTILGVPQAMPETLEIQCLDESGGEIRLTRPPELKKKQSK from the coding sequence ATGGTAGATGAGCCTATTCAGTTTGATGAATCCACTGAAAGCGAGCTAAGTGAAGAAGCATCACCACATACTCGTGAATATGGCGCTAGGCGTCCTCGATCCGGTGGCCGTGATCGTGATGGCAATCGCGGACGTGGAAATCGTGGAGGTTTTCAACGAAGTGGTCCTGGCGGAGATCGCCGGCAGCGAAATACCAGTCGGGATTTTGGCCGTGATGGTCCTAATGCAGCTCCCAAGCCTCCTATTCAGGAAATTTTCCGAAGAGGTCAGGAAGTACTGGTGCAGGTTATCAAGGAAGGTATCGGCACCAAGGGGCCAACCTTGTCCACTTACATCAGCATTCCAGGGCGTTACCTGGTCGTTATGCCTGGCCTCAGTCGTATTGGTGTCTCTCGCAAAATAGGTGATGAACAACAACGTCGCCGACTTCGCAACATCCTACAGGATTTGCAGCCACCACGCGGGTTGGGGTTCATCATCCGTACTGCCGGCTTGGATAGAACCAAGAAAGAGTTGCAGCGCGATCTGGCATACCTCACACGATTGTGGCGGGTGATTGCCAATCGTATTAAGAAATCCCGCGGTCCAGCTCCGATTTATCAGGAAAGTGACATTATCACTCGAACGATTCGCGATATTTTCAACAATCATATCGAAAAGATTCGTGTGGATGAACCGGTTTCCTATCAGCATGCTCATGAGTTCATGCAGTTTGTCATGCCTCGTTATGCAGACAGGCTGGTGCTTGAGCAGGGGCTTGAACCACTCTTCCACCGGTTTGGTATCGAAGCAGAAATTGGGAACATTCAGAACAAACGGGTTCCACTCGCTAACGGTGGTTCACTGGTGATTGATCAGACGGAAGCACTTGTTGCCATTGATGTCAACTCCGGCCAGTTCCGCCAGGAAAGTGATGCCGAGGAAAACGCTTACCAGATGAACCTGGCTGCTGCCAAGGAAGTGGCTCGACAACTCAGGCTTCGTGATCTTGGAGGTGTGATCGTCATCGATTTCATCGACATGCGCGAAGAACGGCATCGCCGTGAAATTGAGCGAGCACTTCGCCTGGCGATAAGCCGTGACCGAGCACGAACCAAGGTGCTGCGCATGTCCCAGTTTGGCATCATACAAATGACCAGACAACGCATCAGGCCTTCACTCAAGCGAACGAATTTTGACGAATGCCCTGCCTGCCGTGCAACTGGCTTGGTCAAAACCGGTGAGACCATGAGCATCGAGGTGATGCGAATGCTCCAACTGGCAGCATGGCGACCCAATGTGTCACGTGTACGCATTCGAGTTGCCGATACACTGGCACAATACCTGCTTAACCGCAAGCGACGTGAAATTGCCAAGCTGGAAGAAGAAGGGAAAATCCAGGTCACCATTCTCGGTGTTCCTCAAGCAATGCCTGAAACATTGGAGATTCAATGCCTGGATGAATCTGGTGGAGAAATCCGTTTGACTCGTCCACCTGAGCTAAAGAAGAAACAAAGCAAGTAG
- the raiA gene encoding ribosome-associated translation inhibitor RaiA encodes MQIVVTARHGHLSAEHQTQIEAKVGKLLHYFSRVESINVTVNLEHQHGPKDVEIQLNAEHKHDFVAKDSDVDIFVGLDKALAKMEHQIRKYKEKIQDHRRAPAAGDIIGNP; translated from the coding sequence ATGCAAATCGTCGTGACGGCTCGTCATGGGCATTTGTCAGCGGAACATCAAACACAAATAGAAGCTAAAGTGGGTAAGTTACTCCATTATTTCAGTCGAGTTGAGTCAATAAATGTAACCGTCAATCTGGAACATCAGCACGGACCGAAAGATGTTGAAATACAGTTAAATGCAGAACACAAGCATGATTTTGTGGCAAAAGACAGTGATGTTGATATCTTTGTCGGCTTGGACAAAGCATTGGCCAAGATGGAGCATCAGATTCGCAAGTATAAAGAGAAGATACAGGATCATCGTCGCGCCCCAGCTGCTGGCGATATTATCGGTAACCCATAA
- a CDS encoding nucleoside hydrolase has product MSKKTIIIGDPGIDTAFAIALGLFHHELDVVALAATAGNVSAEQASENLHNLVEHFDPQRLPRIGHAIPVSFEPFGQRMCGAHGLGGLKLSSVKKLHSLPADKVIVEEAKKYHHEAHIVLLGPATVLALALERDPELPFHLKGLVIVGGVYQEAGDAGPISEHHFHADALSARKVIQCGIPLVLIPLDISRRFAFSPAELDELLAGNSSVNNLLRRLVPGGLRASAEHCGIEGLILPDLAGICYMLWPQFFTTKLRVMDIETQGELTHGMCVIEHRHTKKTPNVELVVDADLVSLKAELHKAFHGFCG; this is encoded by the coding sequence ATGTCGAAAAAGACCATTATCATTGGCGATCCTGGCATAGACACGGCTTTTGCTATCGCCCTGGGTCTGTTTCATCATGAACTTGACGTGGTTGCTTTGGCAGCGACTGCAGGGAATGTATCTGCGGAGCAAGCCTCAGAAAACCTGCACAATCTGGTGGAACATTTTGATCCGCAAAGGCTGCCTCGAATTGGTCATGCAATACCTGTTTCGTTTGAGCCATTTGGGCAGCGTATGTGTGGAGCGCATGGTCTGGGTGGGCTGAAGCTATCTTCGGTAAAGAAGTTGCATAGCCTGCCTGCGGATAAAGTCATTGTGGAAGAAGCGAAAAAATATCATCACGAAGCGCACATCGTATTGCTTGGACCTGCAACTGTGTTGGCACTTGCTTTGGAACGAGATCCTGAATTGCCCTTTCATTTGAAGGGCCTGGTCATTGTTGGTGGTGTCTACCAGGAAGCAGGAGATGCAGGTCCGATATCAGAGCATCACTTCCATGCAGATGCTTTATCTGCCCGCAAGGTAATACAGTGTGGTATCCCTCTTGTACTGATCCCGCTTGATATCTCTCGTCGTTTTGCTTTTTCACCTGCAGAACTCGATGAACTGTTGGCGGGAAATTCATCGGTAAACAACCTTCTCCGACGATTGGTTCCCGGTGGCTTACGGGCATCAGCGGAACATTGTGGTATTGAAGGGCTGATCCTGCCCGATCTTGCGGGTATCTGTTATATGCTTTGGCCCCAGTTCTTTACAACTAAGCTGCGTGTCATGGACATTGAAACCCAAGGGGAGTTAACGCATGGCATGTGTGTTATCGAACATCGACACACCAAAAAAACTCCCAATGTAGAGTTGGTAGTGGATGCTGATCTGGTAAGCTTGAAAGCAGAGCTACACAAAGCCTTTCATGGATTTTGCGGATGA
- a CDS encoding PTS sugar transporter subunit IIA yields the protein MRITDFVIREAIVPGIHAGTKDAVIRELVASLKSTGKVAESDEENIVKAITRREQLGSTGIGRGVAIPHAKHESVGKLIGTVGIAPAGIAFESLDNDPVNIFVMLLYAPERPGEHLRALEAVSRLLRDEKFCQTLLQAKTGDEIWQLLCEADGIAAR from the coding sequence ATACGCATTACTGATTTTGTCATCCGAGAAGCTATTGTGCCTGGCATCCACGCCGGTACCAAGGATGCCGTCATTCGAGAACTGGTTGCGAGCCTGAAATCAACCGGGAAGGTGGCTGAATCGGATGAAGAAAACATTGTCAAAGCCATCACCCGTCGGGAACAACTCGGGTCAACTGGTATAGGTCGAGGTGTGGCAATCCCCCATGCCAAACACGAAAGTGTTGGCAAACTCATAGGCACTGTTGGCATAGCGCCAGCTGGTATTGCCTTTGAGAGTCTCGATAACGATCCGGTAAACATCTTTGTCATGCTGCTTTATGCTCCCGAGCGGCCTGGTGAACACTTACGGGCACTGGAAGCGGTTTCCAGGCTGCTGCGGGATGAGAAGTTTTGTCAAACACTCTTGCAAGCCAAGACTGGTGATGAAATCTGGCAGCTACTTTGTGAAGCGGATGGCATCGCAGCAAGATAG
- a CDS encoding DUF2344 domain-containing protein produces the protein MSEVNVQPDVCKLRLRFSKAGDIRFLSHHDLMRLMERLMRRAQIPFRSTEGYNPKPKITFASALSLGIVGHKEVVELELDGKHDAVRVLITLNELAPEGLDFLSVDTVPVRSTAQPVRAIYFYPLPPVYRPDISDRLSQLMLSDTLVIDRIRNVLQAPARAEPLAEERLDALTTAEPLMTRVEVKKLDIKPFIHRLWRDSQGYWMDVAITNHGAIRPEELLRLVDLENHMLDGESVLERTELFLEDELPAAKPAVSSGAVPCLKQGDLQEPTLTQVPVVYRSV, from the coding sequence ATGTCTGAGGTGAATGTCCAGCCTGATGTGTGCAAGCTCCGTCTTCGTTTTTCGAAGGCCGGAGATATTCGATTTCTCAGCCACCATGATCTCATGAGGCTGATGGAACGATTGATGCGTCGCGCACAAATCCCTTTCCGGTCAACGGAAGGTTATAATCCCAAACCCAAGATTACTTTTGCCAGTGCCCTCAGTCTTGGCATTGTGGGACACAAGGAAGTTGTTGAACTCGAACTGGATGGTAAGCATGATGCGGTCCGGGTGTTGATCACATTGAATGAGCTCGCGCCGGAAGGGTTGGACTTTTTGTCAGTAGATACCGTTCCTGTTCGCAGTACTGCTCAGCCTGTACGCGCCATCTATTTCTATCCGCTGCCTCCGGTATATCGTCCGGACATCAGCGATCGCTTGTCGCAACTGATGCTGAGTGACACGCTGGTCATTGATCGTATCCGCAATGTATTGCAGGCCCCGGCCAGGGCAGAACCTTTGGCAGAAGAACGCCTTGACGCATTGACCACCGCTGAACCTCTGATGACCCGTGTTGAGGTCAAGAAACTGGACATCAAGCCGTTCATACATCGTCTCTGGCGAGACAGCCAGGGATATTGGATGGACGTTGCTATTACCAATCACGGAGCTATTCGCCCCGAAGAATTGCTCCGTCTGGTAGATTTGGAAAACCACATGCTCGATGGCGAATCCGTCCTCGAGCGTACCGAACTGTTCCTGGAAGACGAGTTGCCAGCCGCGAAACCGGCTGTTTCATCCGGTGCTGTACCTTGTCTTAAGCAAGGCGACCTGCAGGAACCTACTTTAACCCAAGTACCGGTTGTATACCGGTCTGTTTGA
- a CDS encoding sigma 54-interacting transcriptional regulator — MPPHPSAYLVVRQGSQFGRVYELEAGKKLLMGRAESNEVVLDDDLCSRFHAEVFRNTAGQWSIRDCGSRNGTKVNNKLLEKDCPLQPNDEIVVGRNTFVFVRHLSELQSDQELSDSPLGHDIVSRVLVSTRYDNGETMLPPTEEDAASSDAGQMDGPKHQKLTKDLAFLFRLALQMGQALTLDDLIEQVLTALLEATQADCAAILHQNQQGSRREWKVLAHKNPPQLENSFIPPPVNVIREVLGTKQAVLARARNRFQPQQSNRSIASFIIAPVKISDTVEFLLFVYVANPLHVLQQDSLEMCVAISKQLAVVAQGMKRQEELRQELQGLREHIASEVQLIGRSPTIEAILAQIGKVAATNATVLIRGESGTGKELVARAIHLASPRKANPFICLNCAALPESLLESELFGHEKGAFTGATERKIGKFEAANGGTIFLDEIGEMPASAQAKLLRILEGHAYERIGGSEPVKVNVRVVAATNRPLEEAIRQGRFRQDLYYRLQVVEIRVPSLRERLEDIPLLANHFLERYKQDIGKKIPGFSEAAIEKLRRHQWLGNVRELRNVIERAVALSDGGMIESDDLWLSPLTLPSATGSSETRSQGAYRPLTLESLEKEHIISTLKHVNWVKSQASTILGIERSTLDRKMKAYEINRDESNSEIPLK; from the coding sequence ATGCCACCCCATCCAAGTGCCTATCTGGTAGTGCGTCAAGGTTCTCAGTTCGGACGTGTTTACGAACTCGAAGCAGGAAAAAAACTGCTGATGGGTCGGGCCGAATCCAACGAAGTCGTGCTCGATGATGATTTGTGCAGCAGATTTCACGCAGAAGTATTCCGCAATACTGCAGGGCAATGGTCCATTCGTGACTGCGGCAGTCGAAATGGTACGAAAGTCAATAACAAGCTGCTCGAGAAAGATTGTCCTCTGCAACCCAATGACGAAATAGTTGTTGGTCGTAATACGTTCGTCTTTGTCCGCCACCTTTCTGAATTGCAGAGTGATCAGGAACTGTCAGATTCGCCGCTCGGACATGACATTGTTTCCCGAGTGCTGGTTTCGACTCGCTATGACAATGGCGAGACGATGCTGCCACCGACGGAGGAAGACGCAGCTTCCAGTGATGCAGGGCAGATGGATGGTCCAAAGCATCAGAAATTGACGAAAGACCTGGCGTTTCTGTTTCGTCTGGCGTTACAGATGGGACAGGCCCTCACGCTCGATGATTTGATTGAGCAGGTACTCACTGCATTGCTCGAAGCAACGCAGGCAGATTGTGCAGCGATTCTTCATCAGAATCAGCAGGGATCCCGGAGAGAATGGAAAGTGCTGGCGCACAAGAATCCGCCTCAACTGGAGAACTCGTTCATACCACCGCCGGTCAACGTAATCAGAGAAGTACTGGGAACCAAGCAGGCTGTTCTTGCCAGGGCACGAAACCGGTTTCAACCACAACAGAGCAATCGGAGCATTGCTTCCTTCATTATCGCGCCGGTCAAAATCAGTGATACAGTGGAGTTCCTTCTGTTCGTATATGTTGCAAATCCACTTCATGTCCTGCAGCAGGATTCACTGGAGATGTGCGTTGCTATCAGCAAGCAATTGGCGGTTGTTGCTCAGGGAATGAAGCGGCAGGAAGAACTCAGACAGGAACTCCAGGGGCTGCGAGAGCATATCGCTTCAGAAGTTCAACTCATTGGTAGAAGCCCTACGATTGAGGCAATTCTAGCTCAAATTGGCAAAGTAGCTGCAACGAATGCAACCGTGCTGATTCGCGGCGAAAGCGGTACAGGTAAAGAACTAGTGGCTCGTGCCATTCATCTAGCCAGTCCGCGAAAAGCTAATCCGTTTATTTGTCTTAACTGTGCTGCCTTGCCGGAATCACTTCTCGAGAGTGAACTGTTCGGCCATGAGAAAGGTGCATTTACTGGAGCCACGGAGCGAAAAATCGGTAAGTTCGAAGCTGCCAATGGCGGCACTATATTCCTTGATGAAATCGGCGAAATGCCTGCCAGCGCTCAGGCAAAACTGTTGCGAATACTGGAAGGCCATGCGTATGAACGCATCGGCGGTTCGGAGCCTGTCAAAGTAAATGTCAGGGTGGTTGCAGCTACCAATCGACCACTGGAGGAAGCCATTCGCCAGGGTCGTTTCAGGCAGGATTTGTATTATCGACTGCAAGTGGTTGAAATACGAGTACCTTCACTGCGTGAACGTCTTGAAGATATTCCGTTGCTGGCCAATCATTTTCTCGAAAGGTATAAGCAGGATATTGGCAAGAAAATTCCGGGGTTCAGTGAGGCAGCCATCGAGAAATTAAGACGACATCAATGGCTGGGGAATGTTCGTGAGCTGCGTAATGTCATTGAACGTGCCGTTGCACTTTCTGACGGCGGTATGATTGAGAGCGATGATCTATGGTTGTCTCCACTCACCTTGCCGTCTGCTACCGGTTCCAGTGAAACTCGTTCACAAGGCGCGTACCGCCCGTTGACATTGGAGAGCCTCGAGAAGGAACATATCATCAGTACTTTGAAACATGTCAATTGGGTGAAAAGTCAGGCTTCCACCATTCTCGGGATTGAACGCTCTACTCTTGATAGAAAAATGAAGGCCTACGAAATCAATCGAGATGAATCAAACAGTGAGATACCTTTAAAATAG